The Triticum aestivum cultivar Chinese Spring chromosome 4B, IWGSC CS RefSeq v2.1, whole genome shotgun sequence sequence TTTGTGTAGTATTAAGAAAAGTGTTCATGTATTTATATAATGTTTATATCATTTAAAATATATCaccattttctaaaaaaatcatgtAACTCTAAAAAGTGTTCATGTGCTTAAAATATATTCGTAATTTTAAAAATACGCATGCTCTTTAAAAAATTTATGTGATTTAAAAAGTGTTCGTGTTTAAAAAAAACATTCATGTGAGTTGGCACAAGAGCGATAGTGTATGGACTGGGAGTATGCAATAGATCAAGAAGGACAGTTGTGACGCCCAGAGATTAGTTTTAAAAATATTAGACGTTCACTTGCGAGCGTGGTTCAGTGACAGGTGTGAGTGAGGTGGCCTAGATCATCACCTTGGAATTGACCACGTTCGGACGCATTGAGATCAGGTGGATACCGTGACCATGGTCAGTGGACATGGGAAGGAGGATAACCACAACATGGATGAGACGCTATGTTCAAATAAATAATTTGGATCTGCGAAGGGGTTCAAATAGATAACTTGGACCTGCGAAGGGGTCTTGAGTGGTGCTTATTGTGCTAGGAGTATGCGAATTTTTTTTCAATGCAACGCACGAACATatttgcttcttttttaggctaaAACACACGCTTTATTACTCAATAATGTTCTATGGAATACATCTCAAGTCTGGAGGTTGAAGCAGCCAAACATGGCGACCAATAGACAAACTAAGCGCGTATTTAGCGAGACTATGTGCCTCGTTATTTGTGGTTCTACGTTCAAAAATAAAAGAACAAGATTGAAATTCAgactccatttgcttgatctcccgGATAATATGCGCATGTGTTCCTCCATTGCCTTCAGAAATATTGGAGACCACTTCCTTGCAGTCTGATGCGACCACCACTTGTGTTTGCATTAGATCAGATGCTAAAGCCAAAGCCTCCCTGCAAGCTAGGGCTTCAAGAGACGCCGGGTCGGAGACACCCTCAAAACATATAGCTGAAGCTCCCATGAACGAGCCATCAATGGCTCTACAGATGACACCGATTGATCCGTGTCTTGCTGATTTGGTTGTAGCACCATCCACTTTGATCTTGCAGTGGCCCGGTGGCGGAGGAAGCCAGTGTTGAATCAACGTTGGAGCTCGCACCTGATTCTGTTGCGTAGGCCTCGAGGTTGATATCTCTGAGATGAAACAATCCACAAAGAGGTGCGTGCCCGCTGGACTTTGAAATATATTTTCATGGATTGCCTTCCGACGAGCATGCCAAATAGCCCATAGAGTGGGCACCTCCTATGTGACACTCTCTACGTCAAGTTGCTGCGGCTTTGCACAGGAGcgtccccgactgggccggcccatgaagatgGCGATCAACATGAACGAGCATTGCTCAAAAAATACTGCAATACCAGGGATTCAAACACAGGATCGAGAGATCCAGATGATGTGTTCCTACCAGCTCACCTCACACTCGTATGTGCTCATAACTTAGCATCAAACATAAAGAACTAGACACGCTTTGCAGATCCGAATTACTTTAGAAATTTCAAAGTAGTTTCTTTTTTCAAAAAATGGAATGTCCTGGGAAACACAAACACTTTCCAAATTTGGAACAATTTTCCGAAAAACTATGACATTTTCGAAAAATCAGGgacatttttttgaaatcatgaaaaaaattctaaataagattttttttggaaattatGAATAATTTGTTCAAAACAAAATTTttcagaaaattcagaaaacatgaacattttttgagtatgtgaacaaaattgaaaaggctggaactttttttgaaattacagaacattttcaaatttatgaaaCAAAATTTAGAAATGAGAAGATTTTTTCAAATTCCTCGAACATATTTTTAGTTTGCGAACAAATTGTCAAAAACATGATTTCTTTTCAAATTAGTGAACACATTTATTGAAAATTCCAAatagaaaaaaaccaaaaaaaggaaaatatgaacattttttaaaaagggaacattttttaaatgccacAACATTTTGTTTAAAAtgcgaacattatttgaatttatgaacaattttggaaaatgcggccattttttaaaaaactgaagttttttgaaagtgggaacaattttTTAAGGTTACGAACAATTTTTGCAACAttaagttttttcaaaaaaaattgaaaaataaaaaagaaacgaaaaaagaAACCGAAAAGGAAACAAGAACATTTTTAGACCAAAGTTAGAAATAGAAAACAATTTTAAAAATTCCAAGCAAATTTGaaagttgaacattttttgaatacgtgAACAAAAGTTGAATACGTGAAGAAAATATAAAACGAATATGTtcagaaattcatgaacatttttggatttttttaatgGAAACACTTtttgaaatcacgaacatttttttaaaagttgtCAAAATTTTAAACAAAAACATTCTGAACAATTTTGTTAACACAAAATATTTTTcgaaaattccgaacattttttgaTAAATGCATAcagtttttgaatttatgaacaaaatttgaaagcacgaacatttttcaaattttgaacatttttgtaaaagcgcgaacattttttgagggagaaaacataaacttttaaaacaaaaaagaaaatagaaaaagaaacagaaacagaaatagaaaaagaaaggaaaataaaaaccgGTTCAGAAACTTTCTAGAAGTTCCCCAAACCGGAAAAAACCAGCTGGgaacctctagaaggttcccaaaaccgggagtGCTGGAACGGTTTAACGGGCCAGCCCGTTGCGTCGCTGCTCGGTGGCTCGCCtgtgcgaagcgccggcagtttgacGCAACGAGCGGCATACAGGATTTTCCCATAGAGTGACTACAGGAACCTACAGCGCCTAGCGAAGGAACCTCGTTACTGGGCCGGGCCGCTAGACGTATAAGAAATCGGTATGGGCGAAATAGCCCTGGCGCAAACAAATAAAGCCTCGCAGGGTACGTGCGCAGATCCGGAGAACCCGCCGGCGGATGGATCTCCCAGAAGAGGTGCTCGCCGACATCCTCCGCCGCGTCCCGCCACGCCACCTCGCCGCATGCAGGCGCGTCTGTGCGAACTGGCGCGCCACCATCGACGCCCGCAGGCTGGTCCTCCCGCACCTCCTGCCGGGCGCGCCACGCGGCGCCTTCATCAACATGGCCGAAAGCTTGCGCGACACCTACTTCTTCGCGCGCGGCGGGCCCGCCGTCGGCTTCGACACCCGTCTCGCCGATGCGCCGACCAGCTGGTGCACCTCCTTCGTGGACCACTGCAACGGGCTCCTCCTGTGCGAGGCCGATGAGGGCACGCGCTTCGTCTACAACCCGGCCACGCGGAGGTCAGCCGTGCTGCCGCCCGCGCCGAGCTCGGAGCCTTCGGGAGTCGCATCAGGCGCGTACCTCGTGTTCGATCCCTTCGTGTCTCTCCACCACGAGGTGCTCCTGCTCCCCGAGTTGCCCGGCGAGCCCCAGCCCCCCGAACCTGCcgactcaccgccgccgccgccgttcaacGTGGGGCGGCTCTTCTTCGCGGACGCTGAGTCGTTGCCGCCGCCTCAGATCGACACCGACGACGAAACGGACGATGGGGAGGACTGGCTGTCCTGGGACTCGGAGGACGAACCGCGGAAGCGTGCGAGACCCCGTCAGAGCGAGCACGTCGAGGAGAAGGACACCTTGGGGCTTATGGAGTGGCCGCCGTCGCCGTACGTGGCGCAAGTGTTCTCGTCCGAGACCGGAAGGTGGAGCG is a genomic window containing:
- the LOC123095131 gene encoding uncharacterized protein — its product is MDLPEEVLADILRRVPPRHLAACRRVCANWRATIDARRLVLPHLLPGAPRGAFINMAESLRDTYFFARGGPAVGFDTRLADAPTSWCTSFVDHCNGLLLCEADEGTRFVYNPATRRSAVLPPAPSSEPSGVASGAYLVFDPFVSLHHEVLLLPELPGEPQPPEPADSPPPPPFNVGRLFFADAESLPPPQIDTDDETDDGEDWLSWDSEDEPRKRARPRQSEHVEEKDTLGLMEWPPSPYVAQVFSSETGRWSDRAFVREGGAAGTVADMWLDPLSPGHGMGFGHCRPRRRHAVYWRQSLYVHCRGGFHRQVLAADGKVCGDQNPRSYQSRRA